A part of Methanohalobium evestigatum Z-7303 genomic DNA contains:
- the cca gene encoding CCA tRNA nucleotidyltransferase, with product MNENMSNIPKNIKKDVLTRVKPTSDEQKHLFDVVDYLIKKINSNVSEMDLSGVSAQLVGSAARGTWLSGTHDLDIFILFPENTDVKYLEYYGLKIARKVAEEAENWQEQYAEHPYISLKFRGYDVDIVPCFRVQSASNIRSAVDRTPFHNKFVKENIKGLEDEVLILKQFMHGIGVYGSELKTRGFSGYFAELLIIHFGSFDNLLKSACNWSPGMVIDMMNHGQSEHDEPFVMIDPTDPGRNVAAALSINKLAEFVDKSRSFFESPSLDFFFPEPITPLNDSEINNRLYLRNSSVVAIVFKTPDVVEDVFYPQLYKLESSVPTLLENHEFTVFSTGSWAGDYSVILLELLTSTLPNVKKHQGPPVWIHKHADNFKSKYKNSDYIFSMYIENGAYVVEKIRKYTDVKTLIESNLLTCSLGKHIKKTVEKGFFILENDEICRIKDPEFRKYLRRWL from the coding sequence ATGAATGAAAATATGTCAAATATACCTAAAAATATTAAAAAAGATGTACTTACAAGAGTAAAACCAACATCTGATGAACAAAAACATTTGTTTGATGTTGTTGATTACCTGATAAAAAAAATCAATTCTAATGTTTCTGAAATGGATTTGTCGGGGGTGTCAGCCCAGTTAGTAGGGTCAGCAGCAAGGGGAACATGGTTGTCCGGTACACATGACCTGGACATATTTATACTATTTCCGGAAAATACTGATGTTAAATATCTTGAGTATTATGGTTTAAAAATTGCCAGAAAAGTGGCGGAAGAGGCTGAAAATTGGCAGGAGCAGTATGCAGAACATCCCTATATAAGCCTAAAATTTAGAGGCTATGATGTAGATATTGTTCCATGTTTTCGTGTACAATCAGCATCAAACATCAGGTCTGCAGTTGACCGTACACCCTTTCATAATAAGTTTGTAAAAGAAAATATAAAAGGACTTGAAGATGAGGTTCTTATTCTAAAACAGTTCATGCACGGAATCGGTGTATATGGGTCTGAACTTAAAACAAGAGGTTTTTCAGGATACTTTGCGGAATTACTGATTATACACTTTGGTTCATTTGACAACCTATTAAAATCAGCATGTAACTGGAGTCCCGGTATGGTCATTGATATGATGAATCACGGACAGTCAGAACATGATGAACCATTTGTTATGATAGACCCAACCGACCCGGGAAGAAATGTAGCCGCAGCTTTATCAATTAATAAACTGGCAGAATTTGTGGATAAATCCCGCAGTTTTTTTGAATCACCATCATTGGATTTCTTTTTCCCAGAACCAATAACTCCTTTAAATGACAGTGAAATAAATAACCGGTTATATTTGAGAAACAGTTCAGTGGTTGCAATTGTGTTTAAAACACCCGATGTTGTGGAAGATGTATTTTATCCTCAATTATATAAGTTAGAAAGTTCAGTTCCGACCTTGCTTGAAAACCATGAATTTACAGTGTTCAGCACTGGTTCATGGGCAGGTGATTACTCAGTAATTTTGCTGGAGCTTTTAACTTCAACACTTCCCAACGTCAAAAAGCATCAGGGTCCGCCGGTATGGATACACAAACATGCGGACAATTTTAAATCTAAATACAAAAATTCGGATTATATATTCTCCATGTATATTGAAAATGGAGCATATGTGGTTGAAAAAATTAGAAAATATACAGATGTTAAAACACTAATCGAATCAAACCTGTTAACATGCTCTCTCGGGAAACATATTAAAAAAACTGTGGAAAAAGGGTTTTTTATACTGGAAAATGATGAAATCTGTAGGATTAAAGACCCAGAATTTCGCAAATATCTTAGAAGATGGTTATA
- a CDS encoding quaternary amine ABC transporter ATP-binding protein: MTEEEEVLIEVNNLSKIFGENPDQAISLLNEGYTKNEIHEKTGQTVGLHDINFKVQKGEIFVLMGLSGSGKSTLLRCINRLIPPTYGEVYIEGEDIAKMDMEQLRKIRREKLSMVFQNFALLPHRTVLDNVAYGLEVYGVEKEERYKASREAIETVGLKGYEESRITQLSGGMQQRVGLARALATDPHFLLMDEAFSALDPLIRSEMQDELLALQEQVHKTIIFVTHDLDEALKIGDRIALMKDGQIVQVGTAEEILTKPANQYVSQFIAGVDKSKVLTAESVMMDPEPVVSINSGPSVALQLMREHGISSIFVVNKHKGLEGVVTVEDAAEARRNKKNLEDVIIREYPTTTKDTQLKDIIPMIAESSYPVAVVDDNNKLHGVLVRGGILGAIAMEEEEQ; this comes from the coding sequence TTGACAGAAGAAGAAGAAGTATTAATAGAGGTAAATAATCTTTCTAAGATATTTGGAGAAAATCCAGATCAAGCAATATCTCTATTAAATGAAGGATACACCAAGAACGAAATCCATGAAAAAACCGGTCAAACGGTAGGTCTTCACGACATTAATTTTAAAGTCCAAAAAGGTGAAATATTCGTTTTGATGGGGCTTTCAGGTTCTGGAAAATCCACATTATTAAGATGTATAAACCGCCTTATCCCCCCTACATATGGTGAAGTATACATTGAAGGCGAAGACATAGCAAAAATGGACATGGAACAACTCAGAAAAATACGCAGAGAAAAACTGAGTATGGTATTCCAGAACTTTGCTTTACTGCCCCATAGGACAGTGCTTGACAATGTAGCCTATGGTCTGGAAGTATATGGAGTGGAAAAGGAAGAACGTTATAAAGCATCCAGAGAAGCTATTGAAACTGTGGGTCTAAAAGGTTATGAAGAAAGTAGAATAACACAACTTAGTGGTGGTATGCAGCAACGAGTCGGACTCGCCAGAGCTCTGGCTACTGACCCACATTTCCTGCTGATGGATGAAGCGTTTAGTGCCCTTGACCCACTGATACGCAGTGAAATGCAGGATGAATTGCTTGCACTACAGGAACAGGTTCACAAGACAATTATTTTCGTCACCCATGACCTTGATGAAGCGCTAAAAATTGGTGACAGAATCGCGCTCATGAAAGACGGACAGATTGTTCAGGTGGGTACGGCAGAAGAAATCCTTACAAAGCCTGCAAACCAGTATGTATCCCAGTTTATTGCAGGTGTAGATAAATCAAAGGTTCTTACAGCAGAATCAGTAATGATGGACCCTGAGCCTGTTGTATCCATAAATTCAGGTCCAAGTGTAGCACTGCAGTTAATGAGAGAACACGGAATTTCTTCAATATTTGTTGTTAACAAACATAAAGGTCTTGAAGGTGTTGTTACTGTAGAAGATGCTGCTGAAGCCAGACGAAACAAGAAGAATCTTGAAGATGTTATTATAAGAGAGTATCCAACAACAACAAAAGATACACAACTAAAAGACATCATACCGATGATAGCGGAAAGTTCCTATCCTGTTGCTGTAGTAGATGATAACAACAAACTTCATGGTGTTCTTGTCCGTGGCGGTATCCTTGGAGCAATTGCAATGGAGGAAGAAGAACAATGA
- a CDS encoding ABC transporter permease, with amino-acid sequence MSPLLPKVPLGNYVEDAVNWIDATFGFILDGISAILSFLLDLFLDILLFLPHWLFIVLFIVAAYFLTGRNWHIAAIGGIGFFVLDNLQLWSLGMQTIALVISSAVIALIIGIPVGILSSKNDNFKAAIKPLLDLMQTMPPFVYLIPAVIFFGLGNVPGLIATIVFAMPPGIRLTDLGIRQVPTELVEVADAFGSTPMQKLVKVQLPVALQTIMTGINQVIMLSLSMVVIAAMIGARGLGYQVLIGIQRVDIGLGFEAGLGIVIIAIILDRLTQGLTPE; translated from the coding sequence ATGAGCCCATTACTTCCAAAAGTACCATTAGGTAATTATGTAGAAGATGCAGTAAACTGGATTGATGCTACTTTCGGATTCATACTCGATGGAATCAGTGCGATATTAAGTTTTCTCCTGGATTTATTCCTCGATATTCTATTATTCCTTCCTCACTGGCTGTTTATTGTATTGTTTATTGTTGCAGCTTATTTCCTGACCGGACGCAACTGGCATATTGCAGCTATTGGAGGTATAGGATTTTTTGTGCTTGATAATCTTCAGTTATGGTCTCTTGGCATGCAGACTATAGCCCTTGTTATATCATCTGCAGTTATTGCACTGATTATAGGAATCCCTGTTGGTATATTAAGTTCCAAAAACGATAATTTCAAAGCTGCCATTAAGCCGCTACTTGACCTTATGCAGACAATGCCGCCATTTGTATATCTGATTCCAGCGGTTATTTTCTTTGGTCTTGGTAACGTACCGGGTCTAATTGCTACCATTGTATTTGCAATGCCACCAGGCATCCGCCTTACAGACCTTGGTATTCGTCAGGTACCTACTGAACTTGTAGAAGTTGCAGATGCTTTTGGTTCAACTCCGATGCAGAAATTGGTTAAAGTTCAATTACCAGTTGCACTGCAGACGATTATGACAGGTATTAATCAGGTTATTATGCTGTCACTGTCAATGGTTGTTATCGCAGCAATGATTGGTGCCCGTGGACTTGGATATCAGGTTCTAATAGGCATCCAGAGAGTTGACATCGGACTCGGGTTCGAAGCTGGACTTGGTATTGTCATAATTGCCATAATTCTTGACAGACTTACTCAGGGACTTACACCTGAGTAA
- a CDS encoding glycine betaine ABC transporter substrate-binding protein: MLNGKKSKSILMIGLVLMLAIAGAGCASQDGDTENGADNGNQTPSEEKSVTIAYVQWASAEATTNVVKEVYEQAGYEVNLQNTAAGIMYQGIANGDADFSVCSWLPDTQANYWDQYGDQIDRVRVNTPEVKTGLVVPEYVDVDTIPELKGNESQFDGTITGIDPGAGIMSQTETALEEYELDGYELESSSGPAMTSALRSVISNEDSIVVTLWNPHWAFARWDLKYLDDPQDVYGSDDIVTIARQGLEEDKPNAYTILENLNWTVADNEQVMAYIDQGMSGEEAAEKWVEENPEKVNAWLGEGE; this comes from the coding sequence ATGCTAAACGGTAAAAAATCCAAATCAATATTAATGATTGGTCTGGTACTCATGTTAGCTATTGCTGGTGCAGGATGTGCATCACAGGATGGCGATACAGAGAACGGTGCCGATAACGGCAACCAGACACCAAGCGAAGAAAAAAGCGTAACAATAGCCTATGTACAGTGGGCAAGCGCTGAAGCTACTACCAATGTAGTAAAAGAAGTATATGAACAGGCAGGGTATGAAGTAAACCTCCAGAATACCGCTGCCGGTATAATGTATCAGGGAATCGCAAACGGTGACGCTGATTTCTCAGTATGTTCATGGCTACCTGACACACAGGCAAACTACTGGGACCAGTATGGTGACCAGATAGACAGGGTTAGAGTAAACACACCAGAAGTAAAAACTGGTCTTGTAGTACCTGAATATGTTGATGTTGATACAATTCCAGAACTTAAAGGAAATGAATCACAATTTGATGGAACAATTACCGGTATCGACCCTGGTGCAGGTATAATGTCACAGACTGAAACCGCACTTGAAGAGTATGAACTTGATGGATACGAACTGGAATCCAGTAGTGGTCCCGCAATGACATCAGCACTCAGAAGTGTTATATCTAATGAAGATTCTATTGTTGTGACACTCTGGAACCCACACTGGGCATTCGCACGCTGGGATCTGAAATATCTGGACGACCCACAGGACGTCTATGGTTCAGATGACATTGTAACTATAGCAAGACAGGGTCTTGAGGAAGACAAACCCAATGCCTATACTATTCTTGAAAATTTAAACTGGACCGTCGCCGACAATGAACAGGTCATGGCATATATTGACCAGGGTATGAGCGGCGAAGAAGCTGCCGAGAAATGGGTTGAAGAGAATCCTGAAAAAGTCAATGCCTGGCTTGGAGAAGGGGAATAA
- a CDS encoding glycine betaine ABC transporter substrate-binding protein — MLKTNSKIKPLLVIGMVLILAIAGAGCATDQSEGKQDNTDDNNSGTETTDNTKEVSIAYVQWDDAIATTNVVKQVYEKAGYDVKMNSVAAGAMYQAIASGDVDFSACGWLPNTQANYWEEYGDQIDKVGPNLEGASTGLVVPTYMDIDSIEELNENKEKLDGKITGIDPGAGIMSQTDTAIQEYNLDYELMSSSSAGMASALKAAYDKKEPIVVTLWNPHWAFARWDLKYLDDPKGVYGEDQIVNLARQGMSEDKPEAYEILNRFEWSMEDVESVMADIQSGTPAEEAASKWIENNPEKVDYWVNGEQ, encoded by the coding sequence TTGTTGAAAACAAATAGTAAAATAAAACCACTATTGGTAATTGGTATGGTATTAATCCTTGCCATCGCTGGTGCAGGTTGTGCAACAGACCAGAGTGAAGGTAAACAGGATAATACCGATGACAACAATAGCGGTACAGAAACCACTGATAATACAAAAGAAGTTTCCATTGCATATGTCCAGTGGGACGATGCAATTGCTACTACAAATGTAGTTAAACAGGTATATGAAAAAGCCGGATATGATGTGAAAATGAACTCTGTGGCTGCTGGAGCCATGTACCAAGCTATTGCCAGTGGAGATGTTGATTTCTCAGCCTGTGGCTGGTTACCTAACACCCAAGCAAATTACTGGGAAGAATATGGAGACCAGATTGACAAGGTAGGACCAAACCTTGAAGGAGCATCCACTGGTCTTGTAGTTCCAACATACATGGACATTGATTCCATCGAAGAACTCAATGAGAACAAAGAAAAACTTGATGGAAAAATTACCGGTATAGACCCCGGAGCAGGCATCATGTCACAGACAGATACTGCTATTCAAGAATACAACCTTGACTATGAACTGATGTCAAGCAGTAGCGCTGGAATGGCATCAGCTCTTAAGGCTGCTTATGATAAAAAAGAACCAATTGTTGTAACACTCTGGAACCCGCACTGGGCATTCGCACGCTGGGATTTGAAATATCTGGACGATCCAAAAGGTGTTTACGGTGAAGACCAGATTGTTAATCTTGCCCGTCAGGGTATGAGTGAGGACAAACCAGAAGCCTATGAAATCCTTAACAGATTCGAATGGTCTATGGAAGATGTGGAATCTGTAATGGCTGATATTCAGAGCGGAACACCTGCTGAAGAAGCAGCTTCCAAATGGATTGAAAACAATCCAGAAAAAGTTGATTACTGGGTAAATGGCGAACAATAA
- a CDS encoding radical SAM protein codes for MKNIISGDADSFYNYISEGCRICQMGAKMVLFVTGVCGRNCYYCPLSEERKEDTVYANETIVYSDMDVINEVLQMNALGTGITGGEPFYKPERTIYYISLLKSEFGESHHIHLYTSIALDKDTLTILKNVGLDEIRFHPPQEIWDTLDSSQFPDSFKTAINIGLDAGIEIPAIENAEYIAEFIQNTDGFLNLNELEFTDTNSNELKKQSYSLRNDTSNAASNSRELAENLAENYQNASIHFCSSSYKDAVQFKRRLIRTAEKTARPFDEITEDGTVVYGLIETTKLENTINMLKEFEVPEDMYEINNTNIEIAWWILEDTADELKNTGCNTTIIERYPLKNGFIVETIPI; via the coding sequence ATGAAAAATATAATATCAGGAGATGCAGACTCCTTTTATAACTATATATCTGAAGGGTGCCGAATTTGTCAAATGGGAGCCAAGATGGTTCTTTTTGTCACTGGTGTATGTGGAAGAAATTGTTATTATTGCCCTCTTTCAGAAGAACGCAAAGAAGATACTGTCTATGCAAACGAAACAATAGTGTATTCCGACATGGACGTTATCAATGAAGTTTTACAGATGAATGCACTTGGTACAGGCATCACAGGTGGTGAACCTTTTTATAAACCCGAACGTACGATATACTACATATCTCTTTTAAAATCCGAGTTCGGAGAAAGTCACCATATTCATCTATACACCTCTATCGCTTTGGACAAGGATACATTGACGATACTCAAAAATGTCGGACTTGATGAAATCAGATTCCATCCTCCACAGGAGATATGGGATACATTGGATAGTTCACAGTTTCCAGATTCTTTCAAGACTGCTATAAATATAGGGCTGGATGCAGGAATTGAAATACCTGCAATAGAAAATGCTGAATACATAGCGGAGTTCATCCAGAATACAGATGGATTCCTTAACCTTAACGAGCTTGAATTTACAGACACCAATTCAAATGAATTGAAAAAACAATCATATAGCCTTCGTAATGATACATCAAACGCCGCATCCAACTCCAGAGAACTGGCTGAAAATCTGGCTGAAAATTATCAGAATGCCAGTATCCATTTTTGTTCATCCAGCTACAAAGATGCTGTGCAGTTTAAAAGACGGTTAATTCGTACTGCTGAAAAAACAGCACGTCCATTTGATGAAATAACAGAAGATGGTACTGTTGTATATGGTTTAATTGAAACCACTAAATTGGAAAATACCATAAATATGTTGAAAGAATTTGAAGTCCCTGAAGATATGTATGAAATAAATAACACAAATATCGAGATTGCATGGTGGATTCTTGAAGATACTGCAGATGAATTGAAAAATACAGGATGCAACACAACAATAATTGAGAGGTATCCATTAAAAAATGGATTTATTGTTGAAACCATACCAATTTAA
- a CDS encoding DUF2551 domain-containing protein, translated as MFVLETIEERVRSRLTKYLSRDSTGIRKAVLKLFLEDDAYTTSDVYEYLRNHNFDVSYRGVSAMVGLMNTRLGILSIDVTGDHNVYMLKEDYRQIVRSVIENY; from the coding sequence GTGTTTGTACTGGAAACGATAGAAGAGCGAGTAAGATCAAGATTAACCAAGTATCTTAGTCGCGATAGTACCGGAATACGTAAAGCAGTACTTAAACTATTTTTAGAAGATGATGCATACACCACAAGTGACGTATATGAATACCTCCGCAACCATAATTTTGATGTGAGTTATCGAGGAGTTTCCGCCATGGTTGGACTCATGAATACAAGACTTGGTATTCTAAGTATTGACGTTACCGGTGACCATAACGTATACATGCTCAAAGAAGACTACAGACAAATTGTCAGGTCGGTTATTGAAAATTATTGA
- the uppS gene encoding polyprenyl diphosphate synthase, whose protein sequence is MLDYIYKSYEKLLTQEIKNLPVPEHIAIIMDGNRRFAQHIGKHSYYGHRKGSDITEKVIEWSCEIGVKELTIYAFSTENFNRPKHETEKLFELISLKFNEITDDERTHERRMKIRAIGDIERLPIHLQESIEKAETATCNYENFKLNVALTYGGRQDIVQAVQEMARKISNGYLELDDINESTISEYLYPACGPSVSNVDLIIRTGGNERISNFLPWQTNGNECATYFCAPFWPSFRKIDFLRSIRLYQSRLTKKNQHRFIHKTMHFLRFLITNTKSKIQYP, encoded by the coding sequence ATGCTGGATTATATTTACAAAAGTTATGAAAAGCTTCTCACACAGGAAATAAAAAACCTTCCTGTACCTGAACACATAGCTATTATAATGGATGGAAACAGAAGATTTGCCCAGCATATAGGAAAACACAGCTATTACGGGCATAGGAAAGGTTCAGATATTACAGAAAAGGTTATTGAATGGTCATGTGAAATCGGTGTAAAAGAATTAACAATCTATGCCTTTTCTACTGAAAATTTCAACAGACCAAAGCATGAAACTGAAAAACTGTTTGAATTGATAAGTCTCAAATTCAACGAAATCACAGATGATGAACGAACTCATGAGCGCAGAATGAAAATAAGAGCAATAGGCGATATTGAACGGTTACCCATACACCTTCAAGAATCTATAGAAAAAGCTGAAACCGCTACATGCAATTACGAGAATTTTAAATTAAATGTTGCTCTTACCTATGGAGGGAGACAGGATATTGTTCAGGCTGTCCAGGAAATGGCAAGAAAAATATCAAACGGCTACCTTGAGTTGGATGACATAAACGAATCAACCATTTCTGAATATCTGTATCCAGCCTGCGGCCCCTCAGTTTCAAATGTTGATTTGATAATAAGAACCGGCGGTAATGAAAGAATATCCAATTTCTTACCTTGGCAAACTAACGGGAATGAATGCGCCACATACTTCTGTGCTCCATTCTGGCCCTCATTTAGAAAAATTGATTTTTTACGTTCCATTAGACTTTACCAGTCAAGGCTTACGAAAAAAAATCAGCACAGGTTTATACATAAAACCATGCATTTTTTAAGGTTTTTAATTACCAATACAAAATCTAAAATCCAATACCCTTAA
- a CDS encoding ADP-ribosylglycohydrolase family protein, which yields MDLIEKYRGSLLGLAVGDALGAPLESKPPHSFEPINDMVEPGEWTDDTSQALCLAESLIMRKRFDPTDQLERYLKWFKTGYLSSRNQSFNIGPTTTKSLQEFEISLEPIRERNENSVTNGSLMRIAPVPLAFADKPETAIDWSGESSKTTHNSTIAVDACRYMGALIVGAVNNFPKEDLLSNLFTPIRGYWDKKPLCDPIKEIAKESFKNKEPPEIKSELYTPKTLEAALWAFYKSSSFKEGCLKAVNLGDDADTVGAVYGQIAGAYYGKKDIPASWLDKLVQKELIESYADKLMHIDC from the coding sequence ATGGATTTGATTGAAAAATATAGGGGCTCTTTACTGGGACTTGCGGTTGGAGATGCACTCGGAGCACCATTGGAATCTAAACCTCCTCACAGTTTTGAACCCATCAACGATATGGTAGAACCTGGTGAATGGACTGATGATACATCACAGGCTTTGTGCCTTGCAGAAAGTCTTATAATGAGGAAAAGGTTTGACCCTACAGACCAACTTGAACGCTATCTTAAATGGTTTAAAACAGGATACTTAAGTAGTAGAAATCAGAGTTTTAACATCGGTCCTACTACAACAAAAAGCCTACAAGAATTTGAAATCTCGCTTGAGCCTATAAGAGAAAGAAATGAAAATTCTGTCACCAACGGTTCATTGATGAGAATTGCTCCCGTACCTCTTGCATTTGCTGACAAGCCAGAAACCGCGATTGATTGGTCAGGTGAAAGCTCCAAAACCACCCATAATTCAACAATTGCAGTAGATGCTTGTAGATATATGGGTGCATTGATTGTGGGCGCTGTAAATAATTTTCCAAAAGAGGATTTACTTTCTAATTTATTTACACCAATTAGAGGTTACTGGGACAAAAAACCGCTCTGTGATCCCATTAAAGAAATTGCAAAAGAGTCGTTCAAAAATAAAGAGCCCCCTGAAATCAAATCTGAATTATACACTCCAAAAACTCTGGAAGCCGCACTCTGGGCATTTTATAAGAGTTCATCATTCAAAGAAGGATGCCTTAAAGCTGTAAACCTTGGAGATGATGCTGATACAGTTGGAGCGGTATATGGACAGATTGCAGGTGCATATTATGGTAAAAAGGATATACCAGCATCATGGCTCGATAAACTTGTCCAAAAAGAGTTAATAGAATCCTATGCAGATAAACTCATGCATATTGATTGTTAA
- a CDS encoding DNA-directed RNA polymerase subunit D, whose amino-acid sequence MTMKVDMLELSERSARFVLSNTTPAFANSIRRAMLADVPTFAIDDLNIYNNTSVLYDEQLGLRLALIPLATENIDDYTTQDECTCEEGCPSCEVSITLSAEGPKMVYSGDLISSDPGIQPADTNIPIIELKEDQRVVLEALAHKGLGKDNAKWQAGVACGYKNLPLIRVNNCDKCGLCVSECPKGIIYLDEEGAKVADENLMDCILCKLCEEACEIDAISVKEDESSFLFTVESDGSYSSQQLIINAGNTIKAKATEMQEILNNL is encoded by the coding sequence ATGACTATGAAAGTGGACATGCTTGAATTATCCGAGAGGTCAGCAAGGTTTGTACTTTCCAATACAACACCTGCCTTTGCAAACAGTATCCGTCGAGCGATGTTGGCGGATGTACCTACTTTTGCAATAGATGACTTAAACATCTATAACAACACATCAGTTCTTTATGATGAACAACTTGGTCTTCGCTTGGCGTTAATACCGCTTGCAACTGAAAATATAGATGATTATACAACCCAGGATGAATGTACCTGTGAAGAGGGCTGTCCCTCCTGTGAAGTATCCATAACGTTGAGTGCAGAAGGTCCAAAAATGGTTTATTCTGGGGACCTCATTTCATCAGACCCGGGTATACAGCCAGCGGATACTAACATACCCATTATAGAGCTAAAGGAAGACCAGAGAGTAGTACTTGAAGCACTTGCTCATAAAGGACTGGGTAAGGACAATGCAAAATGGCAAGCAGGTGTAGCATGTGGCTATAAGAACCTGCCATTAATCCGGGTCAATAATTGTGACAAATGCGGATTATGTGTAAGTGAATGTCCTAAAGGAATAATTTATCTCGATGAAGAAGGTGCAAAAGTAGCTGATGAAAACCTGATGGATTGTATTCTGTGTAAATTGTGTGAAGAAGCCTGTGAAATAGATGCGATTTCAGTAAAAGAGGATGAATCATCCTTTTTATTCACAGTTGAATCAGATGGTTCATACTCTTCACAGCAGTTAATTATAAATGCAGGGAATACAATCAAGGCAAAAGCTACTGAAATGCAAGAGATATTGAATAATTTATAA
- a CDS encoding 30S ribosomal protein S11 — translation MAQEIWGVAHIKSSFNNTIITVTDLTGAETLAKSSGGMVTKAARDESSPYTAMQMARQVADMLKDKGVQGVHIKVRAPGGNKHRSPGPGAQAAIRAFARAGIRIGRIEDVTPVPHDGTRPEGGRRV, via the coding sequence ATGGCACAAGAGATATGGGGTGTTGCACACATAAAATCATCTTTCAATAATACCATTATAACTGTAACTGACCTTACTGGTGCAGAAACACTTGCCAAGTCTTCTGGTGGGATGGTTACAAAAGCAGCAAGAGATGAAAGTTCACCCTACACCGCCATGCAGATGGCACGTCAGGTAGCAGATATGTTAAAAGACAAAGGTGTACAGGGTGTTCATATAAAAGTAAGAGCACCGGGTGGTAATAAACACCGAAGCCCTGGACCAGGAGCACAGGCTGCAATCAGAGCGTTTGCAAGAGCAGGTATAAGAATTGGTAGGATTGAGGATGTCACACCAGTGCCGCATGATGGAACACGTCCGGAAGGCGGTAGAAGGGTATAA
- a CDS encoding 30S ribosomal protein S4, with the protein MAYPGKKRKSFDTPKHPWQSARMVSEVELIKKYGLRNKKEVWKAQSTLRKYREEAQELLAESAESELTGHLRKEADQILGKLKRYGILKEDADIDDILALSTDAILERRLQTQVHKLGLARTLLQARQFITHGHIAVNGRKVTVPSKMITKDEEMTIDYYGGSPISTESHPERPDQIASSIAEE; encoded by the coding sequence ATGGCATATCCTGGTAAAAAGCGGAAAAGTTTCGACACTCCCAAGCATCCATGGCAGTCAGCCAGAATGGTGAGTGAAGTTGAATTAATCAAAAAATACGGGCTTAGGAATAAGAAAGAAGTCTGGAAAGCACAAAGCACTCTGAGAAAATACAGAGAAGAAGCTCAGGAACTTCTTGCAGAATCAGCAGAATCTGAACTAACAGGTCATTTAAGAAAAGAAGCAGACCAGATTCTTGGGAAACTTAAAAGATATGGAATACTTAAAGAAGATGCTGACATTGATGATATTCTTGCCCTTTCAACAGATGCAATTTTGGAAAGAAGACTACAGACACAGGTTCACAAACTTGGGCTTGCGAGAACACTTCTACAGGCACGACAATTTATAACTCATGGCCATATTGCGGTAAATGGAAGAAAAGTAACAGTACCCAGTAAAATGATTACAAAAGATGAGGAAATGACAATAGATTATTATGGTGGGTCTCCAATATCAACAGAATCTCATCCTGAAAGGCCTGACCAAATTGCATCATCTATTGCAGAAGAATAA